The proteins below are encoded in one region of Sulfurospirillum tamanense:
- a CDS encoding UDP-2,3-diacylglucosamine diphosphatase: protein MKTYRSIFLSDVHLGTKFSKTDELLAFLRDHESDHLYLVGDIIDGWAIKRRLHWPQSHSDVIQKILRKSRKGTEVFFILGNHDEFLRSFAPLVLGERLHVIKDALYQGLNGKSYYITHGDFFDSITMTKKWVAHLGDKGYELLLHVNKALNYTRRKCGMRSYWSLSKYVKQNVKKSVSFITDFESVLADHAKRYGYGGVICGHIHKAEIRMIEGVEYLNCGDWVESCTAIVEHHDGRWEVLDFGNYT from the coding sequence ATGAAAACCTACCGCAGCATTTTTCTCTCAGACGTGCACTTGGGCACAAAGTTTTCCAAAACGGATGAACTCTTGGCGTTTTTACGCGACCATGAGAGCGACCACCTCTACCTCGTAGGCGACATCATTGATGGTTGGGCTATCAAGCGGCGGCTACATTGGCCTCAGTCCCACTCAGATGTGATTCAAAAGATTTTACGCAAATCTCGCAAAGGGACGGAAGTCTTTTTCATTTTGGGCAATCACGATGAATTTTTACGCTCTTTCGCGCCTTTGGTGTTGGGCGAGCGACTGCATGTCATCAAAGACGCGCTGTATCAAGGCCTTAATGGCAAGTCTTATTATATCACCCACGGGGATTTTTTTGATAGTATTACCATGACAAAAAAATGGGTCGCGCATCTGGGTGACAAAGGGTATGAATTGCTCTTACATGTAAACAAAGCCCTCAACTACACACGGCGAAAATGCGGGATGCGTAGCTATTGGTCCCTCTCAAAATACGTCAAGCAAAACGTGAAAAAATCGGTGAGTTTCATCACAGATTTTGAGAGTGTTTTGGCTGACCACGCCAAGCGTTACGGCTATGGTGGAGTCATTTGCGGGCATATTCACAAGGCGGAGATTCGCATGATTGAAGGCGTAGAATACCTAAACTGCGGCGATTGGGTGGAGAGTTGCACAGCAATCGTAGAACACCATGATGGGCGGTGGGAAGTGTTGGATTTTGGGAACTATACCTAA